The Besnoitia besnoiti strain Bb-Ger1 chromosome IV, whole genome shotgun sequence genome contains a region encoding:
- a CDS encoding hypothetical protein (encoded by transcript BESB_054590): MASFAVRKKQILSGLDLDAGVSGNEAAAGSLVKEQKRSDTGNPSSCGSDASALVFRNKRGEVETPPAFYKPDKSLKGSVDHDLVGICYLINEHPRYVTTSSCSGRISIFQHGPKGPSGNSKKGGKLIYASHSPIEKSQATVIVERLHRGERHYSTKGKTGRSSGEHGTRDGGYPSDGLPHAPPASHAAPSEEVWKADSHSGQATVDLKVEPFVMHIECADLEGARQLLAAATTCGLKHSGMSAAGPKRYIVAVRGSQRLETPVAVCRADTSSDAAETEQVSGGQTNACELLVPLDYLQFLIGVCNDKLALNLMQIRKFEAKLEEAFRRNVTGVDRSVGCTADSSANVQHRRTSKKKGYGRKSDGAARQHDKGCHAKQSSLLPSDSTRPASNGVVAAERPLTVRTSDTSPVLTHYELGHENLDDRRRLDLWGCACGLEYPFLCVFGGFARSKRSDSLLVYNLETSQWHSRKPSPALQGPGARVGPSLLPLGQGLMLLLFGRRGPEDPCSDVWLLDTHSWAWLPVRSSSHVQDSGKPPSFFSPEAESGHAEAAAHFGVFQGQMERLSHTPSGHESESVKPGNRSEGCQPRGRWRHAACVRHVTWTRSERGARGEAEIWIMGGVSGAKPIGDSVLDDLWKLTLHVDVVNGSQRRVEPQSLWTLVPGRGDCPPPIHSFSMVASSTDLFLLGGIRGHASDEGPLALETLYVFNIDSGVWRRRRTATTPCTPGTDDKCEPLLTTLQWKFVGTLPKSDQSWRCRLGAAFSPRGAELFLIGGGGICFTFGSHADPPVALKMPPCLWQSADDPAVSTILEGPVPVSRKSRSTSSGRSFQPAFAPARLHGILLVVRSGCVELTKQKKAATAEAGENLTGSLVSATNSQAPEERAEPSKTGGHDKAGGPNATLRATSDCWLAVSNARDVKRIKTVLEQLGIYDKERTITSATHTVLLGNANSDHLGHKVGPGSHADGELRLIPVCREFDVDAVLSRGLRSFAPEASSKKEAHLGPRLVKYTVEGKKKQPTFALDLAIVDSIIAAAQKVSPAPEFLHKCSEMRESLLSRAGKTRQSPAEKGRTATDARALPRKYERLGGVVLLPAGSLEAVRAFLAEAGSENSEKIERILWELLAGKLKADTVGLQAPILGPKRQSQVQIVYGGSGLVNHQENGVIYHFDVTRCMFASGNGTERGRFVNLIRASESAEPEIVVDLFCGIGYFSLSALASAGADKLKHVYACDWNRVALQFFQAALELNHVDPGRVTFTLCDSFQTPLRSYSHANCPTEDRNPNGLGSPPASLLGKADRISLGLIPSSEQAWGTALALLNKTRGGVLHVHGVGPLEFVERPADAVRVACQNGQWSITGPHLNAGPGEVVKSSRLKSSAAKYSVVKGQKLYLGRDIGADLTFAQQVLRSLAEIAVADFPRQLGHDRDCAWVLRISHVERVKSYAPKQYHFVVDVSCRPDPA; the protein is encoded by the exons ATGGCGTCTTTTGCGGTCAGGAAAAAACAGATCTTGTCTGGTCTGGATCTCGATGCTGGCGTTTCGGGCAAcgaggctgctgctggcAGTCTTGTCAAAGAGCAGAAGCGCAGCGACACAGGGAATCCTTCCTCTTGTGGTTCGGATGCGTCCGCGCTAGTATTTCGCAACAAAAGAGGGGAGGTGGAAACCCCCCCCGCCTTCTACAAGCCTGACAAGTCACTGAAGGGGTCGGTTGATCACGACTTGGTAGGCATTTGCTACCTCATCAACGAGCATCCGCGTTACGTCACAACAAGCTCATGCAGCGGCCGAATCAGCATTTTCCAGCATGGCCCAAAGGGACCCAGTGGAAATTCTAAGAAAGGCGGAAAGCTTATCTACGCAAGTCATTCGCCAATTGAAAAGTCGCAGGCGACAGTTATCGTAGAGCGGCTTCACCGCGGTGAACGCCATTATTCGACTAAGGGCAAGACTGGCCGCTCGTCGGGTGAGCATGGTACACGTGATGGAGGTTATCCGTCTGATGGTCTTCCTCATGCACCCCCTGCGTCACATGCGGCGCCCTCTGAGGAAGTTTGGAAGGCCGACTCCCACTCCGGACAGGCGACGGTTGACCTCAAGGTTGAGCCGTTCGTTATGCACATAGAATGCGCTGATCTAGAGGGCGCACGGCAGCTGCTAGCAGCTGCCACAACGTGTGGCCTGAAACACTCAGGCATGAGCGCAGCTGGCCCAAAACGCTACATTGTGGCTGTACGAGGCAGCCAGCGTCTCGAGACGCCTGTAGCAGTCTGCAGGGCAGATACTTCCTCTGATGCTGCGGAGACAGAGCAGGTTTCCGGAGGGCAGACTAACGCGTGCGAGTTGCTTGTTCCCTTAGATTACCTGCAGTTTCTGATTGGTGTGTGCAATGACAAATTGGCTCTGAACTTGATGCAAATACGCAAGTTCGAAGCAAAGCTGGAGGAAGCTTTTCGCCGCAATGTTACAGGTGTTGACCGGAGTGTGGGTTGCACTGCTGATTCTTCGGCCAATGTCCAGCATCGGCGCACTTCCAAGAAAAAGGGCTATGGGCGGAAAAGCGACGGGGCGGCTCGACAACATGATAAGGGCTGTCATGCTAAGCAGAGCTCTTTGTTGCCATCGGACAGTACACGGCCGGCCTCCAATGGTGTGGTGGCTGCTGAACGCCCGTTGACTGTGAGAACATCCGACACCTCCCCCGTTCTGACCCATTACGAGCTTGGCCACGAG AATTTGGACGACCGACGGCGATTAGACCTATGGggctgcgcatgcggacTTGAATATCCATTTCTGTGCGTTTTCGGAGGGTTTGCGCGGAGCAAGAGGTCGGACAGTCTTTTGGTGTACAACTTGGAGACGTCCCAGTGGCATTCCAGGAAGCCGTCGCCTGCTCTACAAG GACCAGGAGCTCGGGTTGGGCCATCTCTCCTACCCTTGGGACAGGGGCTCATGCTCCTCCTGTTTGGCCGTCGGGGTCCCGAGGATCCATGCTCCGATGTGTGGCTGTTGGACACGCACAGTTGGGCCTGGCTCCCGGTTCGCTCGTCTAGTCACGTGCAGGATTCCGGCAAGCCGCCcagttttttctctccggAGGCAGAGTCAGGACACGCTGAGGCAGCTGCTCACTTCGGCGTATTTCAGGGGCAGATGGAACGACTCAGCCACACACCCTCGGGCCATGAAAGTGAATCCGTAAAGCCTGGCAACCGTTCTGAGGGTTGCCAGCCTAGAGGACGGTGGAGGCACGCGGCGTGTGTGAGACACGTTACATGGACGAGAAGCGAGCggggcgcacgcggcgaggcagaaatATGGATAATGGGTGGCGTCAGCGGTGCGAAACCAATCGGTGACTCTGTCCTGGATGACTTATGGAAGCTCACCTTGCACGTCGATGT GGTGAACGGGTCGCAGCGTCGGGTGGAGCCGCAGAGTCTCTGGACTCTCGTGCCCGGTCGTGGGGATTGCCCCCCCCCAATTCATTCTTTTAGCATGGTCGCCTCCTCTACGGACCTGTTTCTCCTTGGCGGCATTCGAGGCCacgcgagcgacgaaggGCCTCTCGCACTTGAG ACACTGTACGTCTTCAACATCGACTCGGGTGTCTGGCGACGTCGGCGCACTGCTACAACCCCCTGCACCCCAGGCACTGACGACAAATGCGAGCCCTTG CTGACGACATTGCAATGGAAGTTTGTGGGAACACTTCCAAAGTCTGATCAGTCGTGGAGATGTCGGCTGGGAGCCGCTTTTTCACCTCGTGGTGCAGAACTCTTCCTTATTGGAGGCGGTGGCATCTGCTTTACCTTTGGCTCGCACGCAGACCCGCCAGTCGCTCTGAAAATGCCGCCATGCTTATGGCAATCGGCGGATGACCCTGCTGTGAGTACGATTCTCGAGGGCCCTGTTCCGGTCTCCCGGAAGAGCCGTTCCACATCATCGGGGCGGTCGTTTCAGCCTGCATTTGCTCCTGCCCGGTTGCATGGGATCTTGTTAGTAGTTCGAAGT GGGTGTGTAGAGCTGACGAAGCAAAAAAAGGCCGCCACAGCAGAAGCTGGTGAGAATCTCACCGGTTCGCTTGTGTCAGCAACCAACTCTCAGGCGCCTGAAGAGCGAGCAGAGCCAAGCAAGACCGGCGG GCACGACAAAGCAGGCGGCCCAAATGCAACTTTGCGTGCTACGTCGGATTGCTGGCTCGCTGTTTCGAACGCGCGCGACGTGAAACGGATCAAGACGGTACTTGAACAGCTTGGGATCTACGATAAAGAACGAACCATAACGTCTGCGACCCATACTGTGCTCTTGGGGAACGCGAACAGCGATCACTTGGGTCACAAGGTCGGACCAGGATCTCACGCGGACGGAGAATTGAGACTGATACCCGTCTGTCGTGAATTCGACGTTGACGCGGTTCTCAGTAGAGGCCTTCGTTCTTTCGCTCCAGAAGCGTCTTCCAAAA aggaagcacACCTTGGTCCGCGGCTCGTCAAGTATACTGTTGAAGGGAAGAAAAAGCAGCCAACTTTCGCTTTGGACCTCGCCATCGTCGACAGCATTATCGCTGCTGCGCAAAAGGTGTCACCGGCTCCGGAGTTCCTCCACAAGTGCTCCGAGATGCGAGAGTCGCTGCTGAGCAGAGCAGGCAAGACGCGCCAGTCGCCGGCTGAGAAAGGACGAACTGCAACAGATGCGCGGGCCCTTCCTCGGAAGTACGAAAGGCTTGGAGGCGTTGTGCTCCTTCCTGCCGGCAGTCTCGAGGCGGTCAGAGCGTTCCTCGCAGA GGCAGGGAGCGAAAATAGTGAAAAGATCGAGCGGATCCTGTGGGAGCTTTTGGCCGGCAAACTGAAGGCGGACACAGTTGGGCTGCAGGCCCCGATCCTCGGCCCGAAACGCCAGAGCCAG GTCCAGATTGTCTACGGCGGAAGCGGCCTCGTCAATCACCAGGAGAACGGAGTAATATACCACTTTGACGTAACGAGGTGCATGTTTGCGTCAGGGAACGGAACCGAACG GGGGCGGTTTGTGAATCTCATTCGAGCAAGTGAATCTGCCGAGCCTGAGATTGTCGTGGACCTTTTCTGCGGAATCGGAtacttttctctctctgctctcgcgAGCGCTGGCGCCGACAAGCTGAAGCATGTCTACGCGTGCGACTGGAATCGCGTTGCTCTCCAG TTCTTTCAAGCGGCACTGGAGCTAAATCACGTGGATCCGGGACGCGTCACTTTCACGCTTTGTGATAGCTTCCAGACGCCTCTGCGAAGCTACTCACACGCTAACTGTCCGACAGAAGATCGGAATCCTAATGGGCTGGGATCGCCCCCCGCCTCACTGCTGGGTAAGGCTGACCGTATATCGCTTGGCCTCATTCCGTCCAGCGAGCAAGCATGGGGAACAGCTCTAGCGTTGCTCAACAAGACTAGAGGAGGTGTACTGCATGTGCATGGAGTAGGTCCGCTGGAGTTTGTAGAAAGGCCGGCAGACGCGGTGCGCGTTGCTTGCCAAAACGGTCAATGGAGCATTACGGGTCCTCACCTGAATGCGGGGCCTGGGGAGGTGGTAAAATCGAGCCGCCTGAAgtcttctgcggcgaagTACAGCGTTGTGAAGGGGCAGAAGCTGTACCTTGGCAGAGATATCGGTGCGGACCTCACA